The Marispirochaeta aestuarii genome contains the following window.
TCCGCTCCATTATCTCCGAGGACTCCTGCAAATCCTGAAGAAACCTGTCCAGCTCGGAGCGCTTGAGCCCTTCGGCCAGAAATTCGTTAAAACGCGGCCCCATATCCCGCATGGTGCTGGCCACCATAAGCGCATTTCCGATCGGCGTATTCAGCTCATGAGCCACTCCAGCGACAAGGGCTCCAAGGCCCGCCAGCTTCTCCGACCGTATCAGCCCCTCATGAGTCAGCTCCAGTGTAGAAAGGGCATCCGCCAGTTCCCTGGTCCGCTCCCGCACCCTGTCCTCAAGCTCAGCGTTGAGTCTTTCAAGCTCCGCCTGAACCCGCCGTTCCTCTGTTACATCGTAGAAACTGACTACAATCTCCGAGCCGATCATTGCTCCGCCGAATATCAGGTTTCGCCGTTCGCCGCTTTTCGTTGCGACCAACAGCTCCGTGGGACGCAACTCTCCTCCCTTTTCCCTTATCCGCCTGATCCCGGCTCCCCACATGGTTTTTGCTCTCTCACGGTCTTCAGGATCGGGATAAGCCAGGGGCCACCAATGATCCAGGTCTGGCAGCTCATCCAGGGTATAGCCAAAAAGATTTCGGTGCCATCTGTTATGGGCTACAATGCCCCATCCAGAGATAAAAGAGCAAGGGCCACAGGAGCCAGCTCAAAGAGCCGGCGGAAACGCTGTTCGCTCTCCTCCAGGGCCCGCTCCGCTTCTATGCTGCGGGTTACATCCCGGAATACGGAGACGTAGCGTTTTACCTCTTTACCCTCGGACAGACGCACCGTTTTCGCCGGGTTCAGGGAGATCTCTGCGGTAAAAACAGTGCCGTCGGACCTGAGATGCTGCCACAGAAAATGCCTGGCCCTGCCCGCCATGGCATCCGCCATCAATTCCCGGGAATACTCGATGGATTTCCGTCCGTTTTTCTGATATTCCGGGGAGAGGGTTCCCGGATGCCGTCCTACAAGATCATCACGGGACAGACCATAGAGAAGACAAACCGCAGGATTGCACTCGATAATTATTTCATCTTCTATCAGGAGCATACCGTCGTTGGCATGCTCCACCATCTCTCGAAAAACAAGCAGCTCTTCGTCATGTTTCTGCAGGGACATGCATTAAGCCTAGGCAGGCCCCAGGCAGAAGTCAAGGAAAGTCCTCAGTAATCGTATTCCCGGGCTTCGCCGCGGACCTCAAAGACCGCACTGAGAGGTTCGATCCCGGTGAGTACGATGCTCCTTCTGTCCGGCTGACTGCCTCCGATGTAGACCTGGAACTTGCCCGGTTCCAGGATCCGCCGTCCCTCGTCATCGATCATGGTCATGAGGCGGGGAGCAAGGGTAAAGCTGACCTCCGATTCTTCGCCGGGTTTCAACTTCAGCTTGCGAACTCCTTTCAATTCCCACCGGGGGACACGGGTACCCGCCTCGAGGTCCCGGAGGTACAGCTGTACTGTTTCGCCGGACTCAAAGCTGCCGGTATTTTTTACCCGGACCCGGCACTCCAGCCGGTCGCCGACTTCGATGGCATCCTTCTCCAAGGTCAAAGCACTGTATTCAAAGCTGGAGTAACTCAAACCATAGCCGAAGGGATACAGGGCCTCCCCCGTCATATACCGATAGGTACGGTTAATCATGGAATAGTCCCGGAAGTCAGGCAGATCTTCAGTGGAACGATAGAAGGTAACCGGGAGTCTTCCCGAGGGGCTGTAATCACCGAAGATCATCGATGCTATGGCTTGTCCCCCCTCCGCTCCGGGGTACCAGCCGAGGAGAATTGCAGGTACCTGCTCATCAGCCCAGGTAAGGGCCAGAGCACTGCCGGTCAGGAGCACCAGGATAACCGGTTTTCCTGTGGAACAGACGGCCTCCAAAAGCTCCTGCTGTTGTCCGGGGAGTTTCAGGTCCTTCTTGTCACCCCGGG
Protein-coding sequences here:
- a CDS encoding PAS domain-containing protein, with the protein product MSLQKHDEELLVFREMVEHANDGMLLIEDEIIIECNPAVCLLYGLSRDDLVGRHPGTLSPEYQKNGRKSIEYSRELMADAMAGRARHFLWQHLRSDGTVFTAEISLNPAKTVRLSEGKEVKRYVSVFRDVTRSIEAERALEESEQRFRRLFELAPVALALLSLDGAL